One Maniola jurtina chromosome 24, ilManJurt1.1, whole genome shotgun sequence DNA window includes the following coding sequences:
- the LOC123877758 gene encoding actin-binding LIM protein 2 isoform X10, translating to MGKVVCGACGGKCSGEVLRVSDKYFHMACFTCRTCSASLAKGGFFCKDGHYYCPQDYQRAFGTRCAACNQYVEGEVVSALGNTYHQKCFTCARCKRAFPSGEKVTYTGSEVVCASCTAAPQRHTAHTTRTRASPPSPASPLTPPTPHSPHSPTTPTDHEREQRQPDPNECAGCGQELSEGQALVALDRQWHTWCFACGECGTVLQGEYMGRAGVPYCERDYQRLYGVRCAYCQRYISGKVLQAGDNHHFHPTCARCSKCGDPFGDGEEMFLQGAAIWHPRCGPAPHAPLDLERASSELQFSLRSRTPSVNGSYCSPYSSLTRKYGYRAVSPGLTLREYRDSRDETCSPHRITTYSYLASEPTTLRRCVQPYDRPPTSPHFHRPPSSASTRASSRAGSKASSRPGMRVLVDSIRSETPRPKSPHMNNEEPIELSHYPSAYKPPPGTKPKIERDDFPAPPYPYTDPERRRRWSDTYKGVPDSDDEGERVNGLNGDVDPKLRREEQELSKIETGIAQVFLKEVKEREKLQQWKKQNLDPRNASRTPSASREAGIRLRYSSPVGASPSRSLDHPRALDVAPLPARHHHVPSYNVFTYHLNDVVSSLRAAPRPGYGLAARSHTFSSSTAGDFTFSGLGDKTHSTDFSSGKSDMRTDLCISAGSITDVDRSAVTTDGGVVIRGGGVVSAAAGPVGPGSTMGSGVGVRGGGVRRSLPNMATSHLLHEPAKLYPYHLLLITNYRLPPDVDRLNLERHLSDAEFEAILQVGRQEFYRLPQWRRNELKRRARLF from the exons GGAAGGTGGTGTGCGGCGCGTGCGGCGGCAAGTGCAGCGGCGAGGTGCTGCGCGTGTCGGACAAGTACTTCCACATGGCGTGCTTCACGTGCCGCACGTGCTCCGCCTCTCTCGCCAAGGGCGGCTTTTTCTGCAAAGACGGCCACTACTATTGTCCCCAG GACTACCAGCGCGCGTTCGGCACGCGGTGCGCGGCGTGCAACCAGTACGTGGAGGGCGAGGTGGTGTCGGCGCTCGGAAACACGTATCACCAAAAGTGCTTCACCTGCGCGAGATGCAA ACGCGCGTTTCCATCCGGTGAGAAGGTGACGTACACAGGTAGCGAGGTGGTGTGCGCGTCTTGCACCGCCGCACCGCAGCGACACACCGCGCACACCACGCGCACGCGAGCCTCGCCGCCCTCGCCTGCCTCGCCGCTCACACCGCCCACGCCGCACTCGCCACACTCGCCCACGACGCCCACGGACCACGAGCGGGAGCAACGACAACCCGACCCTAATG AATGTGCGGGATGCGGACAAGAACTTTCGGAAGGACAAGCGCTAGTGGCCTTGGATCGCCAGTGGCACACGTGGTGCTTTGCGTGCGGAGAATGCGGCACGGTGCTGCAAGGAGAGTACATGGGGCGCGCGGGCGTGCCTTACTGCGAACGTGACTACCAACGCCTTTATGGCGTACGATGCGCGTACTGTCAGCGATACATTTCGGGGAAGGTCCTGCAG GCCGGGGACAACCATCATTTCCATCCGACGTGCGCTCGCTGTAGCAAGTGTGGAGACCCTTTTGGCGATGGAGAGGAAATGTTCCTTCAGGGCGCTGCTATTTGGCATCCGCGATGTGGGCCTGCGCCCCACGCTCCTCTGGATTTAGAGCGAGCCTCCTCAGAGCTACAG TTCTCGCTGCGCTCGCGCACGCCCAGCGTCAACGGCTCGTACTGCAGCCCCTACAGTAGCTTGACCAGGAAG TACGGCTACCGAGCAGTGTCACCCGGGCTAACACTGCGCGAGTACCGAGACTCGCGGGACGAGACGTGCTCTCCGCATCGCATCACCACGTACTCTTACCTAGCGAGCGAGCCAACCACGCTGCGGCGATGCGTACAACCGTACGACAGGCCGCCCACCTCGCCACACTTCCACAGACCACCAT CGTCTGctagcacgcgcgccagctcTCGCGCCGGCAGCAAGGCGTCGTCGCGGCCCGGCATGCGCGTGCTGGTCGACTCCATCCGCTCCGAGACGCCCCGCCCCAAGTCTCCACATATGAACAACGAG GAACCAATCGAGCTATCTCACTACCCCTCGGCCTACAAGCCGCCGCCCGGCACCAAGCCTAAAATAGAAAGAGACGACTTCCCCGCGCCGCCCTACCCCTACACGGACCCTG AGCGTCGGCGGCGTTGGTCAGACACGTACAAAGGCGTGCCCGACAGCGACGACGAGGGCGAGCGCGTCAACGGGCTCAACGGCGACGTCGACCCTAAGTTGCGACGAGAGGAACAGGAATTGTCCAAAATCGAGACTGGTATCGCGCAG GTATTTTTGAAAGAAGTGAAAGAGCGGGAGAAACTTCAGCAATGGAAGAAACAAAACTTAGACCCTAGAAATGCTAGCAG GACACCAAGCGCGTCTCGCGAGGCGGGTATCCGGCTGCGCTACTCGTCGCCGGTGGGCGCGTCGCCGTCGCGCTCGCTCGACCACCCGCGCGCGCTCGACGTGGCGCCGCTGCCGGCCCGCCATCACCACGTGCCTTCTTACAACG TATTTACGTACCATTTGAACGATG TGGTGTCGTCCCTGCGCGCGGCGCCGCGACCTGGCTACGGGCTCGCAGCGCGCTCGCATACCTTCTCATCCAGTACTGCG GGTGACTTCACATTCAGCGGTCTCGGAGACAAAACGCACAGCACCGACTTTAGCAGCGGCAAATCAGACA TGCGGACGGACCTTTGCA TTTCTGCCGGCTCTATCACCGACGTGGATAGAAGTGCTGTG ACGACCGACGGCGGCGTAGTGATCCGCGGCGGAGGGGTCGTATCCGCGGCGGCCGGGCCGGTGGGGCCGGGCTCCACCATGGGCTCGGGGGTCGGCGTCCGCGGCGGAGGCGTCCGGCGCTCGCTGCCCAACATGGCCACGTCCCATCTGCTGCACGAGCCCGCCAAGCTGTACCCCTACCATCTGCTGCTGATCACCAACTACCGCCTGCCGCCTGACGTGGACCGACTCAACTTAGAG CGCCACCTATCGGACGCAGAGTTCGAGGCGATCCTGCAAGTGGGACGCCAGGAGTTCTACCGCCTGCCGCAGTGGCGCCGCAACGAGCTCAAGCGGCGCGCCAGGCTCTTCTAG
- the LOC123877758 gene encoding actin-binding LIM protein 2 isoform X1 gives MRPKEEVDAKVQTGTFILSEKIDDTKSKKSEKEMKKEMKRLEKEKQEREKREKKAREKEKEKEKQAKRGKVVCGACGGKCSGEVLRVSDKYFHMACFTCRTCSASLAKGGFFCKDGHYYCPQDYQRAFGTRCAACNQYVEGEVVSALGNTYHQKCFTCARCKRAFPSGEKVTYTGSEVVCASCTAAPQRHTAHTTRTRASPPSPASPLTPPTPHSPHSPTTPTDHEREQRQPDPNECAGCGQELSEGQALVALDRQWHTWCFACGECGTVLQGEYMGRAGVPYCERDYQRLYGVRCAYCQRYISGKVLQAGDNHHFHPTCARCSKCGDPFGDGEEMFLQGAAIWHPRCGPAPHAPLDLERASSELQFSLRSRTPSVNGSYCSPYSSLTRKYGYRAVSPGLTLREYRDSRDETCSPHRITTYSYLASEPTTLRRCVQPYDRPPTSPHFHRPPSSASTRASSRAGSKASSRPGMRVLVDSIRSETPRPKSPHMNNEEPIELSHYPSAYKPPPGTKPKIERDDFPAPPYPYTDPERRRRWSDTYKGVPDSDDEGERVNGLNGDVDPKLRREEQELSKIETGIAQVFLKEVKEREKLQQWKKQNLDPRNASRTPSASREAGIRLRYSSPVGASPSRSLDHPRALDVAPLPARHHHVPSYNVFTYHLNDVVSSLRAAPRPGYGLAARSHTFSSSTAGDFTFSGLGDKTHSTDFSSGKSDMRTDLCISAGSITDVDRSAVTTDGGVVIRGGGVVSAAAGPVGPGSTMGSGVGVRGGGVRRSLPNMATSHLLHEPAKLYPYHLLLITNYRLPPDVDRLNLERHLSDAEFEAILQVGRQEFYRLPQWRRNELKRRARLF, from the exons GGAAGGTGGTGTGCGGCGCGTGCGGCGGCAAGTGCAGCGGCGAGGTGCTGCGCGTGTCGGACAAGTACTTCCACATGGCGTGCTTCACGTGCCGCACGTGCTCCGCCTCTCTCGCCAAGGGCGGCTTTTTCTGCAAAGACGGCCACTACTATTGTCCCCAG GACTACCAGCGCGCGTTCGGCACGCGGTGCGCGGCGTGCAACCAGTACGTGGAGGGCGAGGTGGTGTCGGCGCTCGGAAACACGTATCACCAAAAGTGCTTCACCTGCGCGAGATGCAA ACGCGCGTTTCCATCCGGTGAGAAGGTGACGTACACAGGTAGCGAGGTGGTGTGCGCGTCTTGCACCGCCGCACCGCAGCGACACACCGCGCACACCACGCGCACGCGAGCCTCGCCGCCCTCGCCTGCCTCGCCGCTCACACCGCCCACGCCGCACTCGCCACACTCGCCCACGACGCCCACGGACCACGAGCGGGAGCAACGACAACCCGACCCTAATG AATGTGCGGGATGCGGACAAGAACTTTCGGAAGGACAAGCGCTAGTGGCCTTGGATCGCCAGTGGCACACGTGGTGCTTTGCGTGCGGAGAATGCGGCACGGTGCTGCAAGGAGAGTACATGGGGCGCGCGGGCGTGCCTTACTGCGAACGTGACTACCAACGCCTTTATGGCGTACGATGCGCGTACTGTCAGCGATACATTTCGGGGAAGGTCCTGCAG GCCGGGGACAACCATCATTTCCATCCGACGTGCGCTCGCTGTAGCAAGTGTGGAGACCCTTTTGGCGATGGAGAGGAAATGTTCCTTCAGGGCGCTGCTATTTGGCATCCGCGATGTGGGCCTGCGCCCCACGCTCCTCTGGATTTAGAGCGAGCCTCCTCAGAGCTACAG TTCTCGCTGCGCTCGCGCACGCCCAGCGTCAACGGCTCGTACTGCAGCCCCTACAGTAGCTTGACCAGGAAG TACGGCTACCGAGCAGTGTCACCCGGGCTAACACTGCGCGAGTACCGAGACTCGCGGGACGAGACGTGCTCTCCGCATCGCATCACCACGTACTCTTACCTAGCGAGCGAGCCAACCACGCTGCGGCGATGCGTACAACCGTACGACAGGCCGCCCACCTCGCCACACTTCCACAGACCACCAT CGTCTGctagcacgcgcgccagctcTCGCGCCGGCAGCAAGGCGTCGTCGCGGCCCGGCATGCGCGTGCTGGTCGACTCCATCCGCTCCGAGACGCCCCGCCCCAAGTCTCCACATATGAACAACGAG GAACCAATCGAGCTATCTCACTACCCCTCGGCCTACAAGCCGCCGCCCGGCACCAAGCCTAAAATAGAAAGAGACGACTTCCCCGCGCCGCCCTACCCCTACACGGACCCTG AGCGTCGGCGGCGTTGGTCAGACACGTACAAAGGCGTGCCCGACAGCGACGACGAGGGCGAGCGCGTCAACGGGCTCAACGGCGACGTCGACCCTAAGTTGCGACGAGAGGAACAGGAATTGTCCAAAATCGAGACTGGTATCGCGCAG GTATTTTTGAAAGAAGTGAAAGAGCGGGAGAAACTTCAGCAATGGAAGAAACAAAACTTAGACCCTAGAAATGCTAGCAG GACACCAAGCGCGTCTCGCGAGGCGGGTATCCGGCTGCGCTACTCGTCGCCGGTGGGCGCGTCGCCGTCGCGCTCGCTCGACCACCCGCGCGCGCTCGACGTGGCGCCGCTGCCGGCCCGCCATCACCACGTGCCTTCTTACAACG TATTTACGTACCATTTGAACGATG TGGTGTCGTCCCTGCGCGCGGCGCCGCGACCTGGCTACGGGCTCGCAGCGCGCTCGCATACCTTCTCATCCAGTACTGCG GGTGACTTCACATTCAGCGGTCTCGGAGACAAAACGCACAGCACCGACTTTAGCAGCGGCAAATCAGACA TGCGGACGGACCTTTGCA TTTCTGCCGGCTCTATCACCGACGTGGATAGAAGTGCTGTG ACGACCGACGGCGGCGTAGTGATCCGCGGCGGAGGGGTCGTATCCGCGGCGGCCGGGCCGGTGGGGCCGGGCTCCACCATGGGCTCGGGGGTCGGCGTCCGCGGCGGAGGCGTCCGGCGCTCGCTGCCCAACATGGCCACGTCCCATCTGCTGCACGAGCCCGCCAAGCTGTACCCCTACCATCTGCTGCTGATCACCAACTACCGCCTGCCGCCTGACGTGGACCGACTCAACTTAGAG CGCCACCTATCGGACGCAGAGTTCGAGGCGATCCTGCAAGTGGGACGCCAGGAGTTCTACCGCCTGCCGCAGTGGCGCCGCAACGAGCTCAAGCGGCGCGCCAGGCTCTTCTAG
- the LOC123877758 gene encoding actin-binding LIM protein 2 isoform X2, with translation MRPKEEVDAKVQTGTFILSEKIDDTKSKKSEKEMKKEMKRLEKEKQEREKREKKAREKEKEKEKQAKRGKVVCGACGGKCSGEVLRVSDKYFHMACFTCRTCSASLAKGGFFCKDGHYYCPQDYQRAFGTRCAACNQYVEGEVVSALGNTYHQKCFTCARCKRAFPSGEKVTYTGSEVVCASCTAAPQRHTAHTTRTRASPPSPASPLTPPTPHSPHSPTTPTDHEREQRQPDPNECAGCGQELSEGQALVALDRQWHTWCFACGECGTVLQGEYMGRAGVPYCERDYQRLYGVRCAYCQRYISGKVLQAGDNHHFHPTCARCSKCGDPFGDGEEMFLQGAAIWHPRCGPAPHAPLDLERASSELQFSLRSRTPSVNGSYCSPYSSLTRKYGYRAVSPGLTLREYRDSRDETCSPHRITTYSYLASEPTTLRRCVQPYDRPPTSPHFHRPPSSASTRASSRAGSKASSRPGMRVLVDSIRSETPRPKSPHMNNEEPIELSHYPSAYKPPPGTKPKIERDDFPAPPYPYTDPERRRRWSDTYKGVPDSDDEGERVNGLNGDVDPKLRREEQELSKIETGIAQVFLKEVKEREKLQQWKKQNLDPRNASRTPSASREAGIRLRYSSPVGASPSRSLDHPRALDVAPLPARHHHVPSYNVFTYHLNDVMHAPPRPGYGLRSSTLPAGGLRGCNGDFTFSGLGDKTHSTDFSSGKSDMRTDLCISAGSITDVDRSAVTTDGGVVIRGGGVVSAAAGPVGPGSTMGSGVGVRGGGVRRSLPNMATSHLLHEPAKLYPYHLLLITNYRLPPDVDRLNLERHLSDAEFEAILQVGRQEFYRLPQWRRNELKRRARLF, from the exons GGAAGGTGGTGTGCGGCGCGTGCGGCGGCAAGTGCAGCGGCGAGGTGCTGCGCGTGTCGGACAAGTACTTCCACATGGCGTGCTTCACGTGCCGCACGTGCTCCGCCTCTCTCGCCAAGGGCGGCTTTTTCTGCAAAGACGGCCACTACTATTGTCCCCAG GACTACCAGCGCGCGTTCGGCACGCGGTGCGCGGCGTGCAACCAGTACGTGGAGGGCGAGGTGGTGTCGGCGCTCGGAAACACGTATCACCAAAAGTGCTTCACCTGCGCGAGATGCAA ACGCGCGTTTCCATCCGGTGAGAAGGTGACGTACACAGGTAGCGAGGTGGTGTGCGCGTCTTGCACCGCCGCACCGCAGCGACACACCGCGCACACCACGCGCACGCGAGCCTCGCCGCCCTCGCCTGCCTCGCCGCTCACACCGCCCACGCCGCACTCGCCACACTCGCCCACGACGCCCACGGACCACGAGCGGGAGCAACGACAACCCGACCCTAATG AATGTGCGGGATGCGGACAAGAACTTTCGGAAGGACAAGCGCTAGTGGCCTTGGATCGCCAGTGGCACACGTGGTGCTTTGCGTGCGGAGAATGCGGCACGGTGCTGCAAGGAGAGTACATGGGGCGCGCGGGCGTGCCTTACTGCGAACGTGACTACCAACGCCTTTATGGCGTACGATGCGCGTACTGTCAGCGATACATTTCGGGGAAGGTCCTGCAG GCCGGGGACAACCATCATTTCCATCCGACGTGCGCTCGCTGTAGCAAGTGTGGAGACCCTTTTGGCGATGGAGAGGAAATGTTCCTTCAGGGCGCTGCTATTTGGCATCCGCGATGTGGGCCTGCGCCCCACGCTCCTCTGGATTTAGAGCGAGCCTCCTCAGAGCTACAG TTCTCGCTGCGCTCGCGCACGCCCAGCGTCAACGGCTCGTACTGCAGCCCCTACAGTAGCTTGACCAGGAAG TACGGCTACCGAGCAGTGTCACCCGGGCTAACACTGCGCGAGTACCGAGACTCGCGGGACGAGACGTGCTCTCCGCATCGCATCACCACGTACTCTTACCTAGCGAGCGAGCCAACCACGCTGCGGCGATGCGTACAACCGTACGACAGGCCGCCCACCTCGCCACACTTCCACAGACCACCAT CGTCTGctagcacgcgcgccagctcTCGCGCCGGCAGCAAGGCGTCGTCGCGGCCCGGCATGCGCGTGCTGGTCGACTCCATCCGCTCCGAGACGCCCCGCCCCAAGTCTCCACATATGAACAACGAG GAACCAATCGAGCTATCTCACTACCCCTCGGCCTACAAGCCGCCGCCCGGCACCAAGCCTAAAATAGAAAGAGACGACTTCCCCGCGCCGCCCTACCCCTACACGGACCCTG AGCGTCGGCGGCGTTGGTCAGACACGTACAAAGGCGTGCCCGACAGCGACGACGAGGGCGAGCGCGTCAACGGGCTCAACGGCGACGTCGACCCTAAGTTGCGACGAGAGGAACAGGAATTGTCCAAAATCGAGACTGGTATCGCGCAG GTATTTTTGAAAGAAGTGAAAGAGCGGGAGAAACTTCAGCAATGGAAGAAACAAAACTTAGACCCTAGAAATGCTAGCAG GACACCAAGCGCGTCTCGCGAGGCGGGTATCCGGCTGCGCTACTCGTCGCCGGTGGGCGCGTCGCCGTCGCGCTCGCTCGACCACCCGCGCGCGCTCGACGTGGCGCCGCTGCCGGCCCGCCATCACCACGTGCCTTCTTACAACG TATTTACGTACCATTTGAACGATG TCATGCACGCGCCGCCGCGGCCCGGCTACGGCCTGCGCTCCAGCACGCTACCGGCCGGCGGACTGCGCGGCTGCAAC GGTGACTTCACATTCAGCGGTCTCGGAGACAAAACGCACAGCACCGACTTTAGCAGCGGCAAATCAGACA TGCGGACGGACCTTTGCA TTTCTGCCGGCTCTATCACCGACGTGGATAGAAGTGCTGTG ACGACCGACGGCGGCGTAGTGATCCGCGGCGGAGGGGTCGTATCCGCGGCGGCCGGGCCGGTGGGGCCGGGCTCCACCATGGGCTCGGGGGTCGGCGTCCGCGGCGGAGGCGTCCGGCGCTCGCTGCCCAACATGGCCACGTCCCATCTGCTGCACGAGCCCGCCAAGCTGTACCCCTACCATCTGCTGCTGATCACCAACTACCGCCTGCCGCCTGACGTGGACCGACTCAACTTAGAG CGCCACCTATCGGACGCAGAGTTCGAGGCGATCCTGCAAGTGGGACGCCAGGAGTTCTACCGCCTGCCGCAGTGGCGCCGCAACGAGCTCAAGCGGCGCGCCAGGCTCTTCTAG
- the LOC123877758 gene encoding actin-binding LIM protein 2 isoform X9, with product MRPKEEVDAKVQTGTFILSEKIDDTKSKKSEKEMKKEMKRLEKEKQEREKREKKAREKEKEKEKQAKRGKVVCGACGGKCSGEVLRVSDKYFHMACFTCRTCSASLAKGGFFCKDGHYYCPQDYQRAFGTRCAACNQYVEGEVVSALGNTYHQKCFTCARCKRAFPSGEKVTYTGSEVVCASCTAAPQRHTAHTTRTRASPPSPASPLTPPTPHSPHSPTTPTDHEREQRQPDPNECAGCGQELSEGQALVALDRQWHTWCFACGECGTVLQGEYMGRAGVPYCERDYQRLYGVRCAYCQRYISGKVLQAGDNHHFHPTCARCSKCGDPFGDGEEMFLQGAAIWHPRCGPAPHAPLDLERASSELQYGYRAVSPGLTLREYRDSRDETCSPHRITTYSYLASEPTTLRRCVQPYDRPPTSPHFHRPPSSASTRASSRAGSKASSRPGMRVLVDSIRSETPRPKSPHMNNEEPIELSHYPSAYKPPPGTKPKIERDDFPAPPYPYTDPERRRRWSDTYKGVPDSDDEGERVNGLNGDVDPKLRREEQELSKIETGIAQVFLKEVKEREKLQQWKKQNLDPRNASRTPSASREAGIRLRYSSPVGASPSRSLDHPRALDVAPLPARHHHVPSYNVFTYHLNDVVSSLRAAPRPGYGLAARSHTFSSSTAGDFTFSGLGDKTHSTDFSSGKSDMRTDLCISAGSITDVDRSAVTTDGGVVIRGGGVVSAAAGPVGPGSTMGSGVGVRGGGVRRSLPNMATSHLLHEPAKLYPYHLLLITNYRLPPDVDRLNLERHLSDAEFEAILQVGRQEFYRLPQWRRNELKRRARLF from the exons GGAAGGTGGTGTGCGGCGCGTGCGGCGGCAAGTGCAGCGGCGAGGTGCTGCGCGTGTCGGACAAGTACTTCCACATGGCGTGCTTCACGTGCCGCACGTGCTCCGCCTCTCTCGCCAAGGGCGGCTTTTTCTGCAAAGACGGCCACTACTATTGTCCCCAG GACTACCAGCGCGCGTTCGGCACGCGGTGCGCGGCGTGCAACCAGTACGTGGAGGGCGAGGTGGTGTCGGCGCTCGGAAACACGTATCACCAAAAGTGCTTCACCTGCGCGAGATGCAA ACGCGCGTTTCCATCCGGTGAGAAGGTGACGTACACAGGTAGCGAGGTGGTGTGCGCGTCTTGCACCGCCGCACCGCAGCGACACACCGCGCACACCACGCGCACGCGAGCCTCGCCGCCCTCGCCTGCCTCGCCGCTCACACCGCCCACGCCGCACTCGCCACACTCGCCCACGACGCCCACGGACCACGAGCGGGAGCAACGACAACCCGACCCTAATG AATGTGCGGGATGCGGACAAGAACTTTCGGAAGGACAAGCGCTAGTGGCCTTGGATCGCCAGTGGCACACGTGGTGCTTTGCGTGCGGAGAATGCGGCACGGTGCTGCAAGGAGAGTACATGGGGCGCGCGGGCGTGCCTTACTGCGAACGTGACTACCAACGCCTTTATGGCGTACGATGCGCGTACTGTCAGCGATACATTTCGGGGAAGGTCCTGCAG GCCGGGGACAACCATCATTTCCATCCGACGTGCGCTCGCTGTAGCAAGTGTGGAGACCCTTTTGGCGATGGAGAGGAAATGTTCCTTCAGGGCGCTGCTATTTGGCATCCGCGATGTGGGCCTGCGCCCCACGCTCCTCTGGATTTAGAGCGAGCCTCCTCAGAGCTACAG TACGGCTACCGAGCAGTGTCACCCGGGCTAACACTGCGCGAGTACCGAGACTCGCGGGACGAGACGTGCTCTCCGCATCGCATCACCACGTACTCTTACCTAGCGAGCGAGCCAACCACGCTGCGGCGATGCGTACAACCGTACGACAGGCCGCCCACCTCGCCACACTTCCACAGACCACCAT CGTCTGctagcacgcgcgccagctcTCGCGCCGGCAGCAAGGCGTCGTCGCGGCCCGGCATGCGCGTGCTGGTCGACTCCATCCGCTCCGAGACGCCCCGCCCCAAGTCTCCACATATGAACAACGAG GAACCAATCGAGCTATCTCACTACCCCTCGGCCTACAAGCCGCCGCCCGGCACCAAGCCTAAAATAGAAAGAGACGACTTCCCCGCGCCGCCCTACCCCTACACGGACCCTG AGCGTCGGCGGCGTTGGTCAGACACGTACAAAGGCGTGCCCGACAGCGACGACGAGGGCGAGCGCGTCAACGGGCTCAACGGCGACGTCGACCCTAAGTTGCGACGAGAGGAACAGGAATTGTCCAAAATCGAGACTGGTATCGCGCAG GTATTTTTGAAAGAAGTGAAAGAGCGGGAGAAACTTCAGCAATGGAAGAAACAAAACTTAGACCCTAGAAATGCTAGCAG GACACCAAGCGCGTCTCGCGAGGCGGGTATCCGGCTGCGCTACTCGTCGCCGGTGGGCGCGTCGCCGTCGCGCTCGCTCGACCACCCGCGCGCGCTCGACGTGGCGCCGCTGCCGGCCCGCCATCACCACGTGCCTTCTTACAACG TATTTACGTACCATTTGAACGATG TGGTGTCGTCCCTGCGCGCGGCGCCGCGACCTGGCTACGGGCTCGCAGCGCGCTCGCATACCTTCTCATCCAGTACTGCG GGTGACTTCACATTCAGCGGTCTCGGAGACAAAACGCACAGCACCGACTTTAGCAGCGGCAAATCAGACA TGCGGACGGACCTTTGCA TTTCTGCCGGCTCTATCACCGACGTGGATAGAAGTGCTGTG ACGACCGACGGCGGCGTAGTGATCCGCGGCGGAGGGGTCGTATCCGCGGCGGCCGGGCCGGTGGGGCCGGGCTCCACCATGGGCTCGGGGGTCGGCGTCCGCGGCGGAGGCGTCCGGCGCTCGCTGCCCAACATGGCCACGTCCCATCTGCTGCACGAGCCCGCCAAGCTGTACCCCTACCATCTGCTGCTGATCACCAACTACCGCCTGCCGCCTGACGTGGACCGACTCAACTTAGAG CGCCACCTATCGGACGCAGAGTTCGAGGCGATCCTGCAAGTGGGACGCCAGGAGTTCTACCGCCTGCCGCAGTGGCGCCGCAACGAGCTCAAGCGGCGCGCCAGGCTCTTCTAG